The DNA sequence CACGCTGGAGGAGGACATCACGCAGTCGTGGTCGCCGTGCACCGGTGGCCGCGGTGTGTCCTTGCCGGGCACCGCCTCCCACAGGGCCAGTCGGTGGGTCTCGCCCCAGGTCGCGGGCGCTCCGTCGGCCGCCACCCGTTCGAGCGCCTCCCGGGCGTGCGCCATCACGTCCACGTCCGGCAGCGCGCCGGGGACCGTCAGGTGTTCCAGGGCGTAGCCGACCCGGGTGAGCGGCGCCAGCCAGGGCCGGAACACCTCAGGATCGTCGGGGCGTACGGCGAGCCCGGACAGGGCGGGGTCGTCCGTCAGACGCCGGGCGAGCGCCCCCCGCCAGGCGGCGAACACGGCGGCGCCCCGCGACGCGGCGTCCATGCGCCGGTCCCAGTCGACGAGCGCCGAGCGCAACGCCTCGGCCCCGGCGGAGAGTTCCCGCTGCGGGACGATCAGCCGGTCCAGGAGCACGGAGGCGGTGGGCAGCAGGGTGTCGGTGTGGACACCGGGCAGCTCCGCCGCCGACCACCGGGGGCGGGAGCCGAGCAGTTCGGCGATGCGACGGGCGCGGTGCGGGGCGGAGAACTCGACGCCGAACGGTGCGGACAGCGCCCGCTCGTTGGCCATGACCGCCTGGCCGCGAACCTCGGCACGGGGCATCGGCTCCCAGTCGCCGGACCACGCGGCCCCGGCGTCCCAGGCGTCCACGACGCCGTGCCGGGCCGCTTCGGTCCGTACGGGGACGGCGCCGGCCACCCGGTGGAGGAGGCCTCCCCGGGTGTCGGCGGCCAGCACCACGTTGACGGGCTCCACCCAGTGGTCCATCGCCCGGTCGACGTCCGCGACCGTGCGGGCCCGCAGCAGAGCGGGGAGCGCCTCGAAGCCGAGCGAACCGAGCACCCGGGCCGGCCAGCGCAGACTGACGGCGCGCCAGCGCCCCGCCGCCCCGGGGTCCGTATCGGCGAAGGCGTCCTCGGCGAGCGCGTCCTCGGGCGGCCCCCCGATCACCACCGGTCCGCGCCGCGTCTCCACCGTACGGACCGTCACCGGCTCCCGTCCGAGGACCTCCACCGTCTCGACGCCGGTCTCGGCGGGCTCCCAGCCGTCGGCGCCCCAGGCCTCGACACCGCCCCGCCCCGGGCCGGGCACCTGCCTCAACCGCTCACGGTAGAGGTCCTGGTAGTCGGCCATGGCGTTGGTGATGCCCCAGGCCACCGTCCCGGCGTGGGCGAAGTGCGCGATGCCGGGAACCCCGGGGACGGCGAACCCCAGCACGTCGAACTCCGGGCAGGCGAGCCGGATCTGCTGGTAGATGCCCGGCGCCTCGATGAAGCGGTGGGGGTCGCCCGCCAGCAGCGGCAGCCCGGAAGAGGTCCTCCCGCCGTCGAGCAGCCAGCCGTTGCTGCCCGAGCCCGTCGGCCCGTCCGTGGCGAAGCGGGCGACCGCTTCGGAGCCCATGACGGAGGCGACCCGGTCACGCCAGAGCTTCGCGGGGAAGCCCGCGAAGAGCAGGTGGTGGGAGAGCCAGATCGCCAGCGGCGCCCACGGCTCCCACTCTCCCGGGGCGATCGCCGCATCGGCGAACTCGGGGGCCGAGGCGGCGGACCGCGGCAGGGCGGAGTTGACGCCGTCGGTGTAGGCGCGCACCCATGCGGCCGTCACGGGCGAGAGACCGGCGTAACAGCGGCGCGCGGTGTCCGCCAGTCTCACCCGCCGGGCGAGCAGGTCCCAGGGCAGGTGGTCCGGCCCCAGGAAGGCGGCGGAGGAACCGAGGGCGCGCCGGCGCTCGACCTCCAGTTGCCAGGCCCGGTCCCGGGCCGTCGCCGCCCCCTGCGCATGGGCGAGTTCGACGGGGTCCGCGGCCCGCAGATGGGGTATGCCGTGGCTGTCTCGGTAGACGCGGGCACTCAAGCGAGCTCCTCGGGGTGGTTTCCCAGCAGTCCGCGTGCGCACCGCTCCGGGGTGGCTGCGGTCACGGAAGATCGGACAGATAATCTAACTGGTCGGCAAGGAACCATCGGACGGGTATGCCGGAGTGGCCTTCGGCGGGACCTCGGAGCAACGGCCGGAAAGCGGGACTCGGGCGGCAGCCCGGTCCGGGGACCCGTCCGGACAGACGCCGCGGAGCCGGTGCGTGCCGTCCGGGGGTCCGCGCCACCACGCACCGGGCACCGCCCCGAGCAGCGGGTCCCGCCCCGCAGCCCTGGAACACCCCCCGCTGGACTGGAGAACCCATGCCCGCTCACGCCACCGGCGAAGTCCACGATTTCGTCGCGATAGGCCTCGGTCCCTTCAACCTCGGACTCGCCTGCCTGACCGCACCGCTCGATGAACTCGACGGCGTCTTCCTGGAGTCCGAGGACCGGTTCTCGTGGCATCCGGACATGATGCTGGACTTCGCCACCCTGCAGGTGCCCTTCATGGCGGACCTGGTCACGCTTGCCGACCCGACGTCCCCGTACTCCTTCCTCAGTTATCTCAAGGAGAAGGGGCGCCTCTACTCGTTCTACATCCGCGAGCGGTTCTACCCGCTGCGGGCCGAGTACAACGACTACTGTCGCTGGGCGGCGGACCGTCTGACGTCGCTGCGCTTCGGCCACCGCGTCGAGCGGGTGGACTTCGACGAGTCGGCCGGCGTCTACGTCGTCACGTCGGAGCGCACGGCGACGGGCGACCGCGTCCGCCACTACGGCCGTCATCTCGTGGTCGGCACCGGCACTCCGCCCCACATACCGGATTCCTGCCGGGGGCTGAAGGGCGACGTGATCCACAACTCCGCCTACCTGAGCAACAAGGCCGTGCTCCAGGCGAAGGAGTCGGTGACGGTCGTCGGCTCCGGGCAGAGCGCAGCGGAGATCTACTACGACCTGCTCGGTGACATCGACACCCACGGATACCGGCTCAACTGGGTGACCAGGTCGCCGCGGTTCTTCCCCCTGGAATACA is a window from the Streptomyces sp. MMBL 11-1 genome containing:
- a CDS encoding penicillin acylase family protein, which translates into the protein MSARVYRDSHGIPHLRAADPVELAHAQGAATARDRAWQLEVERRRALGSSAAFLGPDHLPWDLLARRVRLADTARRCYAGLSPVTAAWVRAYTDGVNSALPRSAASAPEFADAAIAPGEWEPWAPLAIWLSHHLLFAGFPAKLWRDRVASVMGSEAVARFATDGPTGSGSNGWLLDGGRTSSGLPLLAGDPHRFIEAPGIYQQIRLACPEFDVLGFAVPGVPGIAHFAHAGTVAWGITNAMADYQDLYRERLRQVPGPGRGGVEAWGADGWEPAETGVETVEVLGREPVTVRTVETRRGPVVIGGPPEDALAEDAFADTDPGAAGRWRAVSLRWPARVLGSLGFEALPALLRARTVADVDRAMDHWVEPVNVVLAADTRGGLLHRVAGAVPVRTEAARHGVVDAWDAGAAWSGDWEPMPRAEVRGQAVMANERALSAPFGVEFSAPHRARRIAELLGSRPRWSAAELPGVHTDTLLPTASVLLDRLIVPQRELSAGAEALRSALVDWDRRMDAASRGAAVFAAWRGALARRLTDDPALSGLAVRPDDPEVFRPWLAPLTRVGYALEHLTVPGALPDVDVMAHAREALERVAADGAPATWGETHRLALWEAVPGKDTPRPPVHGDHDCVMSSSSVPGLTDLSARASAARYVWDLHRRENSAWITPLGASGTPGSPHYADQLPLWLRGELAPVVTDWSALTEETGL
- a CDS encoding lysine N(6)-hydroxylase/L-ornithine N(5)-oxygenase family protein, which translates into the protein MPAHATGEVHDFVAIGLGPFNLGLACLTAPLDELDGVFLESEDRFSWHPDMMLDFATLQVPFMADLVTLADPTSPYSFLSYLKEKGRLYSFYIRERFYPLRAEYNDYCRWAADRLTSLRFGHRVERVDFDESAGVYVVTSERTATGDRVRHYGRHLVVGTGTPPHIPDSCRGLKGDVIHNSAYLSNKAVLQAKESVTVVGSGQSAAEIYYDLLGDIDTHGYRLNWVTRSPRFFPLEYTKLTLEMTSPEYVDYYHALPEATRYRLEGQQKMLSKGIDADLINGIYDLIYQKNLAGPVATRLLTNSAVHSARYDEAEGVYTLGLHHCEQDREFTLTTHGLVLATGYSCAPPAFLEPVRDRLRWDGHGRLDVARNYSVDTGGRGVFLQNGAPHAHSVTSPDLGMGAYRNSSIIRELVGREVYPIEKSIAFQEFGAPEDVIA